In the genome of Xanthobacteraceae bacterium, one region contains:
- a CDS encoding conjugal transfer protein TraD produces the protein MRSWQIERRKRTRHLIELGGLVVKAGIVDLTSDDRAMIYGAMIWMAKKLNSEDGERARGTWTKLGKMAFEMERPANPNDRVQPQPDRA, from the coding sequence ATGCGAAGCTGGCAGATCGAGCGCCGGAAGCGCACGCGGCACCTGATCGAACTCGGCGGCCTCGTCGTTAAAGCGGGTATCGTGGACCTGACCAGCGACGACCGCGCCATGATCTACGGCGCGATGATCTGGATGGCGAAAAAGCTCAACAGCGAGGACGGCGAACGTGCGCGCGGTACATGGACGAAACTCGGAAAGATGGCCTTCGAGATGGAGCGTCCGGCAAACCCGAACGACAGAGTGCAGCCGCAGCCGGATCGGGCGTGA
- the traA gene encoding Ti-type conjugative transfer relaxase TraA codes for MAIYHLHVKVIGRKAGSSAVASAAYRSGSRLRDERIDRVQDFSNKRGVVHSEIMLPEAAPEHLGDRERLWNDVEAFEVRKDAQLAREVEFAIPREMTQAQGIELARDFVQSEFVDQGMIADLNVHWDIAEDGMPKPHAHVMLTMREVDEDGFGNKVRDWNRTEMVERWRERWAEHVNERLAELDIDARIDHRSLEAQGIGLEPQSQIGAPAQRIEGEGIEAADRADMHREIARNNGARIIADPSVALDAITHQQSTFTRRDMAMFAHRHSDGIEQFNEVMGAMRGSPDLVELGQDGRGEDRFTTRDMIEAEQRLHRAAEMMAERERHEVNDRDREAALARAEQRGLVLSGEQVDALAHVTDGRDLGVVVGYAGTGKSAMLGVAREAWEASGYEVRGVALSGIAAENLESGSGIASRTIASMEHGWGQGRDMLTSRDVLVIDEAGMVGTRQLERVLSHAAEVGAKVVLVGDPQQLQSIEAGAAFRSIHERHGGVEIHEVRRQREGWQRDATRDLATGRTGDAIHAYDAHDMVHSAETREQARGDLIDRWDRERQSAPDSSRIILTHTNAEVRELNEAARDRMREAGDLGDDVRVTVERGERSFAAGDRVMFLQNERGLGVKNGTLGTIEQVSTQSMTVQTDDGRSIAFDMKDYDRIDHGYAATIHKAQGMTVDRTHVLATPGMDTHGSYVALSRHRDGMDLHYGRDDFASQDKLINTLSRDRAKDMATDYDPAHGYAERRGIAPHAHDAAVEQVHVLNNAVDRIGDIIFSVREPRGGAEGPERETTGRGIRQEIEAVAQDAGIDSEDALRHARRITLIRHAHAVGQVFDAEDAGGKASPAQWDELVDARKAFDAVRPYGWQDAEAAYAKDESLAHEAGSGKVTRAIRALQLETEIRTSPERRADRFVERFRDLKQTGERQYAAGNYSGYRAARAEMGNMAMSLERDPQMESLLEGRKKQLGVSMDFDSGMRLGRQLALSHGLGRGRGIGL; via the coding sequence ATGGCGATCTATCATCTTCACGTCAAGGTCATTGGCCGCAAGGCCGGAAGCAGCGCGGTGGCGTCCGCCGCCTACCGCTCGGGCTCGCGCCTGCGTGACGAGCGCATCGACCGCGTGCAGGACTTTTCCAACAAGCGCGGCGTCGTCCATTCCGAGATCATGCTGCCGGAGGCCGCGCCCGAACATCTCGGCGACCGCGAACGGCTATGGAATGATGTCGAGGCCTTCGAGGTCAGGAAGGACGCCCAGCTTGCCCGCGAAGTGGAATTCGCCATTCCGCGCGAGATGACGCAGGCGCAGGGGATCGAACTGGCCCGTGACTTCGTGCAGTCCGAATTTGTCGATCAGGGCATGATCGCCGATCTGAATGTGCATTGGGACATAGCCGAAGACGGGATGCCGAAGCCCCATGCCCATGTCATGCTCACCATGCGCGAAGTCGATGAAGACGGCTTCGGCAACAAGGTCCGCGACTGGAACCGCACGGAGATGGTGGAGCGGTGGCGGGAACGCTGGGCGGAGCATGTCAACGAGCGGCTGGCAGAACTCGACATTGACGCGCGCATCGACCATCGCAGCCTTGAGGCGCAGGGCATCGGGCTTGAGCCGCAAAGCCAGATCGGCGCACCGGCGCAGCGGATCGAGGGCGAAGGGATCGAAGCCGCAGACCGCGCCGACATGCACCGCGAGATCGCCCGCAACAACGGCGCGCGGATCATCGCCGATCCATCGGTGGCGCTGGACGCGATCACACATCAGCAATCGACCTTCACACGGCGCGACATGGCGATGTTTGCGCACCGGCACAGCGACGGGATCGAGCAGTTCAACGAGGTGATGGGTGCGATGCGCGGCTCGCCCGATCTGGTCGAATTGGGCCAAGACGGACGCGGTGAGGATCGGTTCACCACCCGCGACATGATCGAGGCGGAACAGCGGCTGCACCGCGCCGCAGAGATGATGGCGGAACGCGAGCGACATGAGGTGAATGACAGGGACCGGGAAGCCGCTTTGGCCCGCGCCGAGCAGCGTGGCCTTGTCCTGTCCGGCGAGCAGGTCGATGCGCTGGCGCATGTCACGGACGGGCGCGATCTTGGCGTAGTCGTCGGCTATGCCGGAACGGGAAAGAGCGCCATGCTTGGCGTTGCCCGCGAGGCTTGGGAGGCGTCAGGCTACGAGGTTCGCGGCGTTGCCCTGTCCGGCATCGCGGCGGAAAATCTGGAAAGCGGGTCGGGCATTGCGTCCCGCACCATCGCCAGCATGGAACATGGCTGGGGACAGGGCCGCGACATGCTCACCAGCCGCGACGTGCTTGTCATCGACGAGGCAGGCATGGTCGGCACGCGGCAATTGGAGCGCGTCCTGTCCCACGCAGCAGAAGTCGGCGCAAAGGTGGTACTGGTCGGCGATCCACAGCAGCTTCAATCCATCGAGGCGGGCGCAGCCTTCCGATCCATCCACGAACGTCACGGCGGCGTCGAAATCCATGAAGTGCGCCGCCAGCGCGAGGGCTGGCAACGCGACGCTACCCGCGATCTGGCGACCGGGAGAACTGGCGATGCAATCCATGCCTATGACGCGCATGACATGGTGCATTCCGCCGAAACCCGCGAACAGGCGCGCGGCGATCTGATCGACAGATGGGACCGCGAGCGGCAGAGCGCACCGGACAGCAGCCGTATCATTCTCACCCATACCAATGCCGAGGTGCGGGAACTCAACGAAGCCGCCCGCGATAGGATGCGGGAGGCGGGCGATCTTGGCGATGACGTGCGTGTTACCGTCGAGCGCGGCGAGCGCAGCTTCGCCGCCGGGGATCGCGTCATGTTCCTGCAAAACGAGCGCGGCCTTGGCGTGAAGAACGGAACGCTCGGGACTATCGAACAGGTCAGCACGCAGAGCATGACCGTGCAGACCGACGATGGCCGTTCCATCGCTTTCGACATGAAGGACTACGACCGCATCGACCACGGCTATGCCGCGACCATCCACAAGGCGCAGGGCATGACGGTGGATCGGACGCATGTGCTGGCAACGCCGGGCATGGACACGCACGGCAGCTATGTCGCCCTGTCGCGGCACCGCGACGGCATGGACCTGCACTATGGCCGCGACGACTTCGCCAGCCAGGACAAGCTCATCAACACCCTGTCGCGCGACCGGGCAAAGGATATGGCGACGGATTACGACCCGGCGCACGGCTACGCCGAGCGGCGCGGTATTGCCCCCCATGCCCATGATGCTGCCGTTGAACAGGTTCACGTCTTGAACAATGCCGTTGACCGGATCGGCGACATCATCTTCAGCGTGCGCGAACCTCGTGGCGGCGCAGAAGGGCCGGAAAGGGAGACGACCGGCAGGGGGATCAGGCAGGAGATCGAGGCGGTGGCGCAGGACGCCGGAATAGATTCGGAGGATGCCTTGCGTCACGCCCGCAGAATAACGCTCATCCGCCATGCCCATGCCGTTGGCCAGGTCTTCGACGCCGAGGATGCCGGGGGCAAGGCCAGCCCCGCGCAATGGGATGAACTGGTCGATGCCCGCAAGGCATTCGATGCGGTGCGTCCCTATGGCTGGCAGGATGCGGAAGCCGCCTATGCCAAGGATGAGAGCCTTGCCCATGAGGCGGGATCGGGCAAGGTCACTCGCGCCATCCGCGCCCTGCAACTCGAAACCGAAATCCGCACCAGCCCGGAGCGCCGCGCGGATCGTTTCGTGGAACGGTTCCGGGACCTCAAACAGACCGGCGAACGGCAATATGCGGCGGGCAACTATTCCGGCTACAGGGCAGCGCGGGCAGAGATGGGCAACATGGCGATGAGTCTGGAACGCGATCCGCAGATGGAATCCCTGCTCGAAGGCCGCAAGAAGCAACTCGGCGTCAGCATGGATTTCGACTCAGGGATGAGGCTCGGGCGGCAACTCGCCCTCAGTCACGGTCTCGGCAGGGGACGGGGCATCGGATTGTAG
- a CDS encoding type II toxin-antitoxin system RelE/ParE family toxin codes for MIIGFRDEWLRAFFVDDVRSRNIPPDLEARLFRKLQMIDDAVTDQDLRVPPSNHFEKLRGNLAGFHSIRVNQQWRLIFRWDGERGEAGGIYLDDHSYR; via the coding sequence GTGATCATAGGCTTTCGGGACGAATGGCTTCGGGCCTTCTTTGTGGACGATGTTCGTTCTCGAAACATCCCGCCCGATCTTGAGGCCCGTTTGTTCCGCAAGCTCCAGATGATCGACGACGCCGTGACCGATCAGGACTTACGCGTGCCGCCCAGCAATCACTTTGAGAAGCTGCGCGGCAATCTGGCGGGTTTCCATTCGATCCGCGTCAACCAGCAATGGCGGTTGATCTTCCGCTGGGATGGCGAGCGCGGCGAGGCGGGCGGGATTTATCTGGACGATCACAGCTACCGATGA
- a CDS encoding HigA family addiction module antidote protein, producing MLTTKRKPATVGEILTEEFMQPMGLTQGALAEAMGVQRKHVNELCGNRRNVTAATALILARVFGTSPDFWLNVQRRSDLWEVMNTPKERERVERARPLQNAA from the coding sequence ATGCTGACCACCAAGCGCAAGCCGGCGACTGTCGGCGAGATATTGACCGAAGAGTTCATGCAGCCGATGGGGCTGACGCAGGGCGCGCTCGCCGAAGCGATGGGCGTCCAGCGCAAGCACGTCAACGAACTATGCGGCAATCGCAGGAACGTGACGGCGGCGACGGCGCTGATCCTCGCCCGCGTGTTCGGCACCAGCCCGGACTTCTGGCTCAACGTCCAGCGGCGCAGCGATCTTTGGGAAGTGATGAACACGCCCAAGGAGCGCGAGCGGGTTGAGCGCGCGCGCCCGTTACAGAACGCCGCCTGA
- a CDS encoding ATP-binding protein: MKPWREVAVPHQDVLEGTFQQSEFAADITAVNTGKASREYQDAGAFFDRTFITEGMALLLTQVAQRLAGRGGEPVVQLQTAFGGGKTHTMLAVYHLATRKCALSDLAGIPALVDRAGLMDVPQARVAVLDGTAHAPGQPWKRGSQTVKTLWGEIAWQFGGADAFALVAEADATGTSPGKDVLRELLERHAPCVVLIDELVAYIRQFPESQAISGGSYDSNLSFVQALTEAVKLVPRAIVLASLPESDLEAGSQRGVTALRALEKTFGRVQALWKPVATEEAFEIVRRRLFEPVRDEKAREAVCRAFADAYIAEGVKLPADTQERRYYERLLHAYPIHPEVFDRLYEDWTTIDGFQRTRGVLKLMAKVIYRLWKDDNKDLLIMPGSLPLHDGSSRNELTYYLPAGWDAVIERDIDGDRAETTALENKEPRFGQLGAARRIARTVFLGSAPSSVASKVATRGLDRAHIVLGCLQPGQAASVYADALGRLADRLHYLNSSGDKSQDATRFWFDTRANLRREMEDRKRRFDDRTEVRGKIAEALKKTVGNATSFDGVHIFTPHGDVPDDTALRLLVLPPETWYAREENRLAFEAVLEIIGKNGSKPRYRSNRLLFLAPDHGALSRLNDATRVALAWGSIVEDVKEGRLNIDLLQKNQAEKELKSAEDALPRVVRECYKWLLCPMQDAPADPKPGIEAFALNTTGGSIGGEIERVCTDNELVITTWSPIHLRAKLKELYWKGGQNAASAAGFFEDTLRYLYLPRLKTQDVLAQAIRAGAASKDFFGTAYGEVDGKFEGFSFGGGNVVFDDTLLLIEPQSAQAYEDANRSAPSPAAQAAATTPTASGVAEGPSVYVPNGEGMSPGPVTTAPTPAAAKPKTFYGSAEVPPATAKMRLVQIAEEIVSVLTSDPNATVRLVVEISAEFPDGAGDGVRRAVSENARSLGLKSADWE; this comes from the coding sequence ATGAAACCTTGGAGAGAAGTGGCTGTACCCCATCAGGACGTGCTTGAAGGCACGTTCCAGCAATCGGAGTTTGCGGCCGACATCACAGCGGTCAACACCGGCAAGGCCAGCCGCGAATATCAGGATGCCGGCGCGTTCTTCGACCGTACCTTCATCACGGAAGGAATGGCGCTCCTGCTGACGCAGGTTGCGCAGCGCCTCGCTGGTCGGGGCGGTGAGCCGGTCGTGCAGCTTCAGACCGCCTTCGGTGGCGGCAAGACGCATACCATGCTCGCCGTTTATCACCTTGCCACCCGCAAATGCGCCCTGTCCGACCTCGCCGGCATCCCCGCGCTTGTCGATCGGGCGGGCTTGATGGACGTGCCGCAGGCCCGCGTCGCGGTGCTGGACGGCACCGCGCACGCGCCGGGCCAGCCGTGGAAGCGGGGGAGCCAGACGGTCAAGACCCTTTGGGGCGAGATCGCATGGCAGTTCGGCGGTGCTGACGCCTTTGCGCTCGTCGCCGAGGCGGATGCGACCGGCACATCCCCCGGAAAGGACGTGCTGCGCGAGCTTCTGGAGCGCCATGCGCCTTGCGTCGTGCTGATCGACGAGCTGGTCGCCTATATACGGCAATTCCCGGAGTCGCAGGCTATCAGCGGCGGCAGCTACGATTCCAACCTGTCCTTCGTGCAGGCCCTCACCGAAGCCGTGAAGCTGGTGCCGCGCGCCATCGTGCTCGCGTCCTTGCCGGAGTCCGATCTTGAGGCGGGCAGTCAGCGCGGCGTCACGGCGTTGCGCGCCCTCGAAAAGACCTTCGGGCGCGTGCAGGCGCTTTGGAAGCCGGTGGCGACCGAGGAAGCCTTCGAGATCGTACGCCGCCGGCTGTTCGAGCCAGTGCGCGATGAGAAGGCCAGAGAGGCCGTATGCCGTGCCTTCGCCGACGCCTATATCGCCGAGGGCGTGAAGCTGCCGGCCGACACGCAGGAACGGCGCTACTACGAGCGGCTGTTGCACGCCTATCCGATCCACCCGGAGGTGTTCGACCGTCTCTATGAGGACTGGACGACCATCGACGGGTTTCAGCGCACGCGCGGCGTCCTGAAACTCATGGCGAAGGTCATCTACCGGCTATGGAAGGACGACAACAAAGACCTGCTCATCATGCCCGGCAGCCTGCCGCTCCATGACGGAAGCAGCCGCAACGAGCTGACCTACTACCTGCCCGCAGGCTGGGATGCTGTGATCGAGCGCGACATCGACGGCGACCGCGCAGAGACGACCGCTTTGGAGAACAAGGAGCCGCGCTTCGGTCAGTTGGGCGCGGCCCGTCGTATTGCTCGCACGGTCTTCCTCGGCAGCGCCCCGTCTTCGGTCGCGTCCAAGGTGGCTACGCGCGGCCTCGACCGCGCGCATATTGTTCTCGGATGCCTCCAGCCCGGACAGGCAGCATCCGTCTATGCTGATGCGCTCGGCCGGCTCGCCGACAGGCTGCACTACCTCAATTCTTCCGGTGACAAGAGTCAGGACGCAACCCGCTTCTGGTTCGACACCCGCGCCAATCTGCGGCGGGAGATGGAGGATCGGAAGCGCCGGTTTGATGACCGGACGGAAGTACGCGGCAAGATTGCCGAGGCGTTGAAGAAGACGGTCGGCAATGCCACGTCCTTCGACGGCGTACATATCTTCACGCCGCATGGCGATGTACCCGACGATACCGCCCTGCGCTTGCTCGTTCTGCCGCCGGAGACTTGGTATGCCCGCGAGGAAAATCGACTCGCCTTTGAAGCGGTGCTGGAGATCATTGGCAAGAATGGCTCGAAGCCGCGCTATCGCAGCAACCGACTGCTCTTCCTTGCTCCCGATCACGGCGCGCTTTCCCGTCTCAACGACGCAACGCGCGTCGCGCTCGCATGGGGTTCGATTGTCGAGGACGTGAAGGAAGGTCGCCTGAACATCGACCTGTTGCAGAAAAATCAGGCCGAGAAGGAGCTGAAGAGCGCCGAGGACGCGCTGCCGCGCGTGGTCCGCGAGTGCTACAAATGGCTGCTCTGCCCGATGCAGGACGCGCCGGCCGATCCGAAGCCCGGCATCGAGGCGTTCGCCCTGAACACGACCGGCGGCTCTATCGGCGGCGAGATCGAGCGGGTTTGCACCGACAACGAGCTGGTCATCACCACCTGGTCGCCAATCCACCTCCGGGCCAAGCTCAAGGAGCTTTATTGGAAGGGCGGACAGAACGCTGCGAGCGCAGCGGGCTTTTTCGAAGACACCCTGCGCTATCTTTACCTGCCGCGCCTCAAAACGCAGGATGTTCTGGCGCAGGCGATCCGTGCTGGCGCTGCCAGCAAGGACTTTTTCGGCACAGCCTACGGCGAGGTCGATGGCAAGTTCGAGGGCTTCTCCTTTGGTGGCGGCAATGTCGTCTTCGACGACACCTTGCTTCTGATCGAGCCTCAATCAGCTCAAGCCTATGAGGATGCAAACCGGTCAGCACCGTCTCCCGCTGCTCAGGCTGCCGCCACGACCCCGACCGCGAGCGGCGTAGCCGAGGGGCCGAGTGTCTATGTTCCCAATGGCGAGGGCATGTCGCCGGGGCCAGTGACGACCGCGCCTACACCGGCCGCTGCGAAGCCGAAAACCTTCTACGGTTCGGCCGAGGTTCCGCCCGCTACCGCAAAGATGCGTCTTGTGCAGATTGCCGAGGAAATCGTGTCAGTGTTGACATCCGACCCGAACGCAACCGTCCGCCTTGTGGTGGAAATCTCGGCCGAGTTTCCCGACGGGGCCGGCGATGGCGTGAGGCGCGCGGTTTCGGAGAACGCCCGCAGCCTTGGCCTGAAATCGGCCGATTGGGAATGA
- a CDS encoding conjugal transfer protein TraD: MRKLRDYDAELKALEDKARELKARKVEQLGELVIATGADSLTADELAGALVALVETTDTGKRETWAKRGAAFFRSKSRRTASAPDRDTGGAQAQSGGAQPASGATGAA; the protein is encoded by the coding sequence ATGCGCAAACTACGGGACTATGACGCGGAGCTGAAGGCGCTGGAAGACAAGGCGCGGGAACTGAAAGCCCGCAAGGTGGAGCAGCTTGGCGAATTGGTGATCGCCACCGGAGCGGACAGCCTCACCGCCGACGAACTGGCCGGGGCGTTGGTCGCGCTGGTGGAAACCACCGATACCGGAAAGCGGGAGACATGGGCCAAGCGTGGCGCGGCGTTCTTTCGCAGCAAATCGCGGCGAACTGCATCAGCGCCTGACCGCGACACTGGCGGCGCTCAAGCGCAATCGGGCGGCGCGCAACCGGCATCAGGCGCAACGGGCGCGGCATGA
- a CDS encoding OST-HTH/LOTUS domain-containing protein, with translation MKAIVAHHEISGPPHALEAIRAARVTETARKTLGTLIGDLLGSYVVVNGDQTAPKDTINSSEDTASFSFRMQLGLSDTDFARTENELRELVLLRNSLVHHFIEEHDLWSLEGCRGAHEALLAAYSRIDQHFEQLRGWAEHMEQSRRLADAFVRSNEFRDLVINGNAPDGKVDWSAAGIVRALREAAKELAVDGWASITEAGKWIAERFPEQLPAKYGCGSWRQVVHESRAFEIRYLDMNGKRAARYREKEKPATSR, from the coding sequence ATCAAGGCAATCGTGGCACATCACGAAATATCGGGACCGCCTCACGCGCTGGAGGCGATCCGAGCGGCGCGCGTAACGGAGACCGCGCGCAAGACACTCGGCACACTGATCGGCGATCTCCTCGGATCGTATGTTGTCGTCAACGGCGATCAGACCGCACCCAAGGACACGATCAATTCATCTGAGGATACGGCTTCGTTCAGTTTTCGGATGCAGTTGGGCCTATCCGACACAGATTTTGCTCGAACAGAAAATGAACTTAGAGAATTGGTGCTGCTGCGGAACAGCTTGGTTCACCACTTCATCGAAGAGCACGACCTCTGGAGCTTGGAGGGATGCCGTGGCGCTCACGAGGCGTTGCTCGCTGCCTACAGTCGCATCGACCAACACTTTGAACAGCTTCGCGGGTGGGCAGAACATATGGAACAAAGTCGGCGTCTGGCCGATGCCTTTGTCCGTTCGAATGAGTTTCGGGATTTGGTCATCAATGGCAATGCCCCGGACGGCAAGGTGGATTGGTCTGCCGCAGGCATCGTACGCGCCTTGCGGGAAGCTGCTAAGGAATTGGCTGTCGATGGGTGGGCATCTATCACGGAGGCGGGCAAGTGGATTGCCGAGCGGTTCCCAGAACAGCTACCTGCCAAATATGGATGCGGCAGTTGGCGCCAGGTCGTGCATGAATCGCGCGCTTTCGAGATTCGTTACCTTGATATGAATGGTAAGCGCGCTGCGCGGTATCGGGAAAAAGAGAAGCCCGCGACCTCGCGCTGA
- a CDS encoding AlpA family phage regulatory protein, translated as MRQPDRIIRFNTVRARTGLSRSTIYRKIAEGTFPAQLKISTNGAGWRESDINRWIADPAGWRQRSRNEFDFLDDY; from the coding sequence ATGCGTCAACCAGACCGTATCATCCGCTTTAACACCGTCCGCGCTCGCACGGGTCTGTCGCGGTCCACCATCTATCGCAAGATCGCCGAAGGCACGTTCCCGGCCCAACTGAAGATCAGCACCAACGGCGCTGGATGGCGAGAATCCGACATCAACCGCTGGATTGCCGATCCCGCCGGGTGGCGGCAACGCTCGCGCAACGAGTTCGACTTCCTCGATGACTATTGA